A single window of Leptospira kanakyensis DNA harbors:
- a CDS encoding DUF1365 domain-containing protein, with product MYEADVFHTRTAPKPNKFQYRIFNFYLDLSEIDQLSHESFWFSRNRFNLFSFYDKDHIQFEKGTVYENVKSFLEASGVKNIGKIFLLTNLRVLGYVFNPVSFYFCYDKEGNPLVSIAEVGNTFGEIKPYVGYFKKAKGTIADPEVYIREPKNFYVSPFISLDSEFEFRLNLPNNQLQIGVDSYENGKRILTTSFLGKKIPFQSKYLLKLFTQFPFITVKIITLIHWQAFKLWIKKIPYISKHQNLEKQTGVPLGKITEPVPLTRHD from the coding sequence ATGTACGAGGCGGACGTGTTCCATACACGGACGGCTCCGAAACCAAACAAATTCCAATACCGGATTTTTAATTTTTATTTGGATCTCTCAGAAATAGACCAGTTGTCCCACGAAAGTTTTTGGTTTTCTCGGAATCGTTTCAATTTGTTTTCCTTTTATGATAAGGACCATATCCAATTTGAAAAAGGAACAGTTTATGAAAACGTTAAGTCTTTTCTAGAAGCCTCCGGGGTTAAAAATATTGGAAAGATATTTCTTCTCACAAACCTTCGTGTGCTAGGTTATGTGTTTAATCCGGTAAGTTTTTATTTTTGTTATGATAAGGAAGGGAATCCACTTGTATCGATCGCAGAAGTCGGGAATACTTTCGGTGAAATCAAACCCTATGTAGGTTATTTTAAAAAAGCCAAAGGAACCATTGCGGATCCAGAAGTTTATATCAGAGAACCAAAAAACTTTTATGTCTCACCTTTTATCAGTTTGGATTCTGAATTTGAGTTCCGATTGAACTTACCCAACAATCAATTGCAGATTGGTGTCGACTCTTACGAAAATGGAAAAAGAATTTTAACCACTTCCTTTCTTGGAAAAAAAATTCCATTCCAATCAAAATACTTATTAAAACTTTTTACCCAATTCCCATTCATCACCGTCAAAATAATAACGTTGATTCATTGGCAAGCCTTCAAGCTATGGATCAAAAAAATTCCATACATTTCGAAACACCAAAACTTAGAGAAACAAACAGGAGTTCCCCTTGGAAAAATCACAGAACCAGTCCCTCTTACAAGACACGATTGA
- a CDS encoding NAD(P)/FAD-dependent oxidoreductase — translation MKEKLAIVGTGIAGLGSAYFLKNNFDLTIFDNANYIGGHTNTVMVEEDGVKIPIDTGFIVFNHVTYPNLLRLFQTLNVPTKKSDMSFSVQHDPTKLEFCGSGLSGLFAQKKNLFRPRYLKMLLEIDRFNKTAPKILDDPKYDTWNLGQYMEAFGYGKDILNFYLIPMSSAVWSTPPDLMLEFPAKSLIRFFYNHGFLGLNTQHQWYTVDGGSHEYIKRIIPPIKEKFRLNTPVKQVNRTSDGKVELVFGEGKKEIFDKVLLATHGHISAKLLGNPTKLENELLPLYKYQHNTATLHTDASDMPNVSSCWSSWNYKIVEDESGKQNPYTIYWMNRLQNVSKKQNYFVTINDPGRVAKDKIIQKIDYEHPLFSVEASLGQNRLFELNQNGPIYYAGAYFRYGFHEDGFLSAVNVSRDILKRDPWT, via the coding sequence GTGAAAGAAAAATTAGCCATCGTCGGTACAGGAATCGCCGGTCTCGGTTCCGCATACTTTTTAAAAAACAATTTTGATTTAACCATTTTTGACAATGCCAACTACATCGGCGGACATACCAATACGGTAATGGTAGAAGAAGATGGCGTAAAGATACCAATTGATACAGGATTCATTGTATTCAACCACGTAACCTACCCAAACTTACTTAGACTTTTCCAAACATTAAACGTTCCTACAAAAAAATCGGATATGTCTTTTAGTGTGCAACATGATCCCACCAAATTAGAGTTTTGTGGGTCTGGACTTTCTGGATTGTTCGCTCAGAAAAAAAATCTGTTTCGACCTCGGTATTTGAAGATGTTACTCGAGATTGACCGGTTCAACAAAACGGCTCCCAAAATTTTAGACGATCCCAAATATGATACTTGGAATTTAGGCCAGTATATGGAGGCCTTTGGATATGGGAAAGACATCCTAAATTTTTATTTAATTCCTATGAGTTCTGCGGTTTGGTCGACTCCTCCCGATCTGATGTTGGAATTTCCAGCCAAGTCACTCATTCGGTTTTTTTATAACCATGGATTTTTGGGACTGAACACCCAACACCAATGGTATACGGTGGATGGTGGTTCTCATGAATATATCAAAAGAATCATTCCCCCCATCAAAGAAAAATTCCGTCTGAATACTCCCGTCAAACAAGTGAACCGTACGAGTGACGGTAAGGTGGAACTTGTATTTGGTGAAGGAAAAAAGGAAATCTTTGATAAGGTTTTACTTGCCACTCATGGCCATATTTCTGCGAAATTACTTGGGAATCCGACAAAATTGGAAAACGAACTCCTTCCTCTTTACAAATACCAACACAATACAGCCACCTTACATACGGATGCGAGTGATATGCCAAATGTATCATCTTGTTGGTCGAGTTGGAATTATAAAATTGTAGAAGATGAATCCGGAAAACAAAATCCCTACACGATTTATTGGATGAATCGTTTGCAAAATGTTTCTAAAAAACAAAATTATTTTGTGACCATCAATGACCCAGGCCGCGTGGCAAAAGACAAAATCATTCAAAAAATTGATTATGAACACCCACTTTTTTCTGTTGAGGCCTCTCTTGGGCAAAACCGTTTGTTTGAATTAAACCAAAATGGGCCTATTTATTACGCGGGTGCTTACTTCCGATATGGATTTCATGAAGATGGATTTTTATCTGCAGTGAATGTTTCCCGTGACATTCTGAAAAGGGATCCATGGACTTAA
- a CDS encoding PLU-1-like domain protein: MEYPELETYFQKLTDITDRIAMMNNHFDATPEIDIPQLSEFYTDIQSKDWENTDREYYELFTSYFTFHVKTVEEIIQEAREILNPENREYVKKLVSHVRNADDWFVNLKKKRKLARIQVA; the protein is encoded by the coding sequence ATGGAATATCCCGAATTGGAAACTTATTTCCAGAAATTAACTGATATAACTGACCGTATCGCAATGATGAACAATCATTTTGATGCGACACCTGAGATCGACATACCACAGTTATCTGAATTTTACACTGACATACAGTCAAAGGACTGGGAAAATACAGATAGAGAGTATTACGAGCTCTTTACTAGTTATTTTACCTTCCATGTGAAAACAGTGGAAGAAATCATCCAAGAAGCACGTGAGATTCTGAACCCAGAAAACAGAGAATACGTAAAAAAATTAGTAAGCCATGTCAGAAACGCTGATGACTGGTTTGTCAATTTAAAAAAGAAACGTAAACTCGCTCGCATCCAAGTCGCTTAA
- a CDS encoding DUF1574 domain-containing protein, with protein MSKARFLFYPVILLLFLFVVDAIFRIPYIQTITKIDLTAVNYKAKSAFLEKLISEKPGVNTPKTKKIMLILGSSRLLYFDHDELVSFYPDWDIYNLSSAVTTPAYYDFQLTKVLDAGIKPDLVVMETDPNQFNQNSVFKSSNLTYSFDLSYVLSNLSLFGKDHVSFYLGRKLFAVGTYKPYLDQMWRNYKNPYLENAFEMHQATYDYILSHNGNGLSPIDNYMEKDSNSLQMTSHRTLDWLFASYVRSPMQFGFYEKILDRLQTEKIKTIIIWPLSSPDFEALMEKEVLVKTWEKEIDALTASKNFSILKLKNEPSYTCNAFADGGHVAKDCYRSLMRAILLEYFRKYERHRL; from the coding sequence ATGTCCAAGGCGCGGTTCCTATTTTACCCTGTTATCCTTTTATTGTTTTTGTTTGTTGTTGATGCGATATTTCGAATTCCTTATATCCAGACAATTACGAAAATTGATTTAACGGCAGTTAATTATAAGGCCAAATCTGCTTTTTTAGAAAAACTAATCTCAGAAAAACCGGGAGTGAACACACCAAAAACCAAAAAAATCATGTTGATTTTGGGATCTTCACGCCTCCTTTATTTTGATCACGATGAACTAGTTTCTTTTTATCCGGATTGGGATATTTATAATCTTTCTTCCGCAGTGACAACACCTGCCTATTATGATTTCCAACTGACAAAGGTTTTGGATGCGGGGATCAAACCCGATTTGGTTGTTATGGAAACTGACCCAAATCAGTTTAACCAAAACTCAGTATTTAAAAGTTCAAATCTAACTTATAGTTTTGATTTATCCTATGTTTTGTCAAATCTCAGTTTGTTTGGAAAAGACCATGTTTCGTTTTATTTAGGGCGCAAACTTTTTGCAGTAGGGACTTATAAACCTTACCTAGACCAAATGTGGAGAAATTATAAAAATCCATATTTAGAAAATGCCTTTGAAATGCATCAGGCAACTTATGACTATATTCTTTCGCACAACGGGAATGGTCTTTCACCTATTGATAATTATATGGAGAAAGATTCTAATTCCCTACAAATGACAAGCCATAGAACTTTGGATTGGTTGTTTGCCTCTTATGTTCGTAGCCCTATGCAATTTGGGTTTTATGAAAAAATTTTGGATCGTTTACAGACTGAAAAAATCAAAACCATCATCATTTGGCCACTTTCCTCTCCTGATTTTGAGGCACTCATGGAAAAAGAAGTTTTAGTGAAAACTTGGGAAAAAGAAATTGATGCACTCACTGCTAGTAAAAACTTTTCGATTTTGAAACTTAAAAACGAACCATCTTATACGTGTAATGCGTTCGCTGACGGTGGTCACGTTGCCAAAGATTGTTATCGTAGTTTGATGCGTGCTATTCTATTGGAATACTTTCGAAAGTACGAACGCCATCGTCTATAA
- a CDS encoding peptidase MA family protein, with protein MHLKKLILFPLLFITSFTADCNLLNLEKEKNNDLVMLLGAYALLANNCTNGAGIWARDLTTNSSVCVTVDLVVSGTNVEVYKERSLSLNYDLAKFGRDFDSITFPKLISTFGVPSDIDGNGKVKILVMDIRDGATANSAYVAGYFDPINYFPDNFLSRLRSNYAEVLYLDGKELIAALNFDTNAFASTAAHEFQHLLRYPRMRAANQSDELWINEGTSEVASDIAGYGPQNSRMDCYSGVNDSRCSDGINGVSLLDWDNTSNDVLKQYSFAYVYMRYLYDISGTNDTQRQNFFKETVIGESGTRANSTGNLINLFRNTTYAPNFDASLLGNQNSDVFFRTFALLSAQSFQIANLTSVEQVTSDGASPTTINLATALTRYPLSTTLSRIVTNPVTPTTARSTIKQGSTNFYTPSTGTPSISAGSSRKNYGRVTTATTKGIFFWADSPSGLNANVKYVQTNKEGTTPTIPKQPRSLKSVIESSTGPIPICGIEFIDDGVRTFESIPIE; from the coding sequence ATGCATTTAAAAAAATTAATCCTTTTTCCTCTTCTTTTCATAACATCATTCACTGCTGATTGCAATCTCCTAAATTTAGAAAAAGAAAAAAATAACGATTTGGTTATGTTACTGGGAGCCTATGCCCTACTAGCAAACAATTGTACGAATGGTGCTGGGATTTGGGCGAGAGATTTAACGACGAATTCCAGTGTTTGTGTTACAGTAGATTTGGTTGTATCTGGAACCAATGTTGAAGTTTATAAAGAAAGATCTTTATCTCTAAATTATGATCTGGCAAAGTTCGGTCGTGATTTTGATTCCATTACATTCCCAAAATTAATTTCCACTTTCGGAGTCCCAAGCGATATAGATGGGAATGGAAAAGTAAAAATCCTGGTAATGGACATTCGAGACGGAGCAACAGCAAACAGTGCTTATGTGGCAGGATACTTTGATCCCATCAACTACTTTCCCGATAATTTTTTATCAAGACTTCGTTCCAACTATGCTGAAGTTTTGTATTTAGATGGAAAAGAACTCATCGCAGCTCTTAATTTTGACACCAATGCTTTTGCATCCACAGCCGCACATGAATTCCAACATTTATTAAGATATCCCAGAATGCGAGCCGCAAACCAATCCGACGAACTTTGGATCAACGAAGGAACAAGCGAAGTAGCAAGTGATATCGCAGGGTACGGACCACAAAACAGTCGTATGGATTGTTATTCAGGAGTGAATGATTCTCGTTGTTCCGATGGGATCAATGGAGTTTCCTTACTTGACTGGGATAATACAAGTAATGATGTACTCAAACAATATTCTTTTGCTTATGTTTATATGCGTTATCTTTATGATATTTCAGGAACAAACGATACTCAAAGACAAAATTTTTTCAAAGAAACTGTGATTGGAGAATCGGGTACAAGGGCCAATAGTACCGGGAATTTAATCAATTTATTTAGAAATACTACCTATGCTCCCAATTTTGATGCCTCTCTATTGGGAAACCAGAACTCCGATGTTTTCTTTCGCACTTTTGCTTTACTCAGCGCCCAAAGTTTTCAAATTGCCAATCTAACTTCTGTCGAACAGGTCACGAGTGATGGAGCTTCTCCCACGACCATCAACTTAGCAACAGCACTCACAAGGTATCCATTATCTACGACTCTTTCACGAATTGTTACCAATCCCGTCACACCAACAACGGCACGAAGTACAATCAAACAAGGATCTACCAATTTTTATACTCCGTCCACGGGGACTCCTTCCATTTCAGCAGGTTCTTCTAGAAAAAATTATGGAAGGGTGACAACCGCAACCACCAAAGGAATTTTCTTTTGGGCAGATTCCCCTTCTGGTTTGAATGCCAATGTCAAGTATGTGCAAACGAACAAAGAAGGGACTACCCCCACTATTCCCAAACAACCTCGTTCTTTAAAATCTGTGATTGAATCTTCTACTGGGCCAATCCCCATCTGTGGGATAGAGTTTATAGACGATGGCGTTCGTACTTTCGAAAGTATTCCAATAGAATAG
- a CDS encoding SAM-dependent methyltransferase: MEKSQNQSLLQDTIDSKLFTELKNKSTLEQFPIYRKIFLKAMSSMKRGSLRMILPDGDQITLGDPNATVDPKFHSALIHVKDPVFFKKSVLYGDIGFSESYLTGDWETDSIENVISWFILNVDESPSLSGAKKKLFHLDLFNLGNKFLHFLRKNTLTGSKKNIIEHYDLGNKFYKLFLDPSMTYSSAYFESLEDSLEEAQTRKVDKLCQKLKLNSGDHLLEIGSGWGFLSIHAAKNYGCRVTTVTLSEEQYVYAKERIAKEGLSDKIEIRIQDYRKIEGQFTKIVSVEMLEAVGDAFYETFFQKCQDLLTKDGIMALQVITCPDSRFTSFKNGIDFIQKHIFPGSLLPSIGRMNQAINRTGDMYLFHLEDMGMSYAKTLRLWLKAFEENLTEVRNQGYSETFIRKWRYYLAYCAAAFQMRNISVIQSVYVRPNNLVL, translated from the coding sequence TTGGAAAAATCACAGAACCAGTCCCTCTTACAAGACACGATTGATTCAAAACTTTTTACCGAATTAAAGAACAAGTCTACTTTAGAACAATTTCCGATTTACAGGAAAATATTTTTGAAAGCCATGAGTTCCATGAAAAGAGGATCCCTTAGAATGATCCTTCCCGATGGAGATCAAATTACCTTAGGTGATCCAAATGCAACTGTAGATCCAAAGTTTCATTCGGCACTGATTCATGTAAAAGACCCTGTTTTCTTCAAGAAATCAGTGTTATATGGTGATATTGGTTTTTCCGAATCCTATTTAACGGGAGATTGGGAAACTGATTCCATAGAAAACGTAATTTCTTGGTTTATATTGAATGTGGATGAGAGTCCAAGTCTATCTGGTGCTAAGAAAAAACTTTTCCATCTGGATTTATTCAATTTAGGCAATAAATTCCTGCATTTTTTGAGGAAAAACACACTCACAGGAAGTAAAAAAAATATCATAGAACATTATGATTTAGGAAACAAATTTTATAAATTGTTTCTTGATCCGTCTATGACTTATAGTTCTGCCTATTTTGAATCTTTGGAAGATAGTTTAGAAGAAGCCCAAACAAGAAAAGTGGACAAACTTTGCCAAAAGTTAAAATTAAATTCAGGTGATCATCTTTTAGAGATTGGAAGTGGTTGGGGATTTTTATCCATTCATGCGGCAAAAAACTATGGATGCCGTGTGACGACTGTTACCCTTTCTGAAGAACAATATGTTTATGCTAAAGAAAGGATCGCAAAGGAAGGTCTTTCTGACAAAATCGAAATTCGTATCCAGGATTATCGAAAGATCGAAGGACAATTTACCAAAATTGTTTCCGTCGAAATGTTAGAAGCGGTAGGGGATGCATTTTATGAAACCTTCTTTCAGAAATGCCAAGACCTTTTGACAAAAGACGGGATTATGGCCTTACAAGTCATTACTTGTCCTGACTCTAGGTTTACTTCGTTCAAAAATGGAATTGATTTCATTCAGAAACATATTTTCCCCGGTTCCCTTTTGCCATCCATTGGTCGTATGAACCAAGCTATCAATCGTACAGGAGATATGTATTTATTTCATTTGGAAGATATGGGTATGAGTTATGCGAAGACACTTAGACTTTGGTTAAAAGCATTTGAAGAAAATTTGACAGAGGTAAGAAACCAAGGTTATAGTGAAACCTTCATTAGAAAATGGAGATACTATTTGGCTTATTGTGCAGCTGCCTTCCAGATGCGAAACATCAGTGTGATTCAGTCTGTATATGTTAGGCCAAACAATCTGGTTCTCTAA
- a CDS encoding SRPBCC family protein, with protein sequence MRETQSVFTFDEPIERLWSGVTVYEVLVHWLADEVRGRPKVGGDFSWTWKLGLEGDFTTHGIYKKIEPLKELVMEWKDHPADPAGAIYLQLLFESKGPNSSQLTIVNGGFPDGEGSDVWLEGAKEAWDGQALHLKDFLKQNPDITKFFKKS encoded by the coding sequence ATGAGAGAAACCCAGTCTGTATTTACCTTTGATGAACCAATAGAACGATTGTGGTCGGGTGTTACCGTCTACGAAGTGTTAGTACATTGGTTGGCAGATGAGGTAAGGGGTAGGCCAAAGGTTGGCGGTGACTTTTCATGGACTTGGAAATTGGGATTAGAAGGTGATTTCACCACTCATGGAATCTATAAAAAGATCGAACCATTAAAAGAATTGGTAATGGAATGGAAAGACCATCCTGCAGATCCCGCAGGTGCTATTTATTTACAATTATTATTTGAATCCAAAGGTCCAAACTCTTCTCAATTAACAATTGTTAACGGAGGATTCCCTGATGGGGAAGGTTCAGATGTTTGGCTAGAAGGTGCCAAAGAGGCCTGGGATGGGCAAGCTTTACACTTAAAAGACTTTCTAAAACAAAATCCGGATATCACTAAATTTTTTAAAAAATCTTGA